One window of Saccharopolyspora phatthalungensis genomic DNA carries:
- a CDS encoding NAD(P)/FAD-dependent oxidoreductase: protein MADSETFVIVGAGMAGAKGAQALRELGFDGRIALLGDEPHRPYERPPLSKDYLMGNAEFDSAYVHDESWYTDNRVDLQLGVSVRRIDRALRQVELSDNSRLDFDKLLIATGANPRSLPAPGIDAEGVLYLRRVEDSDRIKQTLADIERLVVVGTGWIGLEVTAAAREAGVAVTVVGTSELPLLRVLGPEVAEVFAALHREHDVDFRFGTTISEITTADGRATGVRLKDGAAVPADAVLIAVGVDPEVTLARQAGLRVDNGILVDAGLRTGDPNIVAAGDVANAFNPLLGKQIRVEHWANALNQPTTAAASMLGRDRKYSELPYFFTDQYDLGMEYLGYVEPGGYDQVVFRGDVAAREFIAFWLAEGRVLAGMNVNIWDVTDQIKTLITSGTTVDLGALTDPDTPLNELIAR from the coding sequence GTGGCTGATTCGGAGACCTTCGTGATCGTCGGGGCCGGCATGGCCGGTGCCAAGGGGGCGCAGGCCCTGCGCGAACTCGGGTTCGACGGGCGCATCGCGCTGCTCGGGGACGAGCCGCACCGCCCGTACGAGCGTCCGCCGCTGTCGAAGGACTATCTGATGGGCAATGCCGAGTTCGACAGCGCTTACGTGCACGACGAGTCCTGGTACACCGACAACCGGGTGGACTTGCAACTCGGCGTGTCGGTGCGGCGGATCGACCGGGCGCTGCGGCAGGTCGAGCTCTCCGACAACAGTCGGCTTGACTTCGACAAGCTGCTGATCGCGACGGGCGCCAATCCCCGATCGCTGCCGGCGCCCGGCATCGACGCCGAAGGAGTCCTGTACCTGCGCCGGGTCGAAGACTCCGATCGGATCAAGCAGACCCTGGCCGACATCGAACGGCTCGTGGTGGTCGGCACCGGCTGGATCGGCCTCGAAGTCACCGCCGCGGCGCGCGAAGCCGGCGTGGCCGTGACCGTCGTCGGGACGAGCGAACTGCCGCTGCTGCGGGTCCTGGGCCCGGAGGTGGCCGAGGTCTTCGCGGCGCTGCACCGGGAGCACGACGTGGACTTTCGCTTCGGCACCACGATCAGCGAGATCACCACCGCCGACGGCCGGGCGACCGGGGTTCGGCTCAAGGACGGCGCCGCGGTCCCGGCCGATGCGGTGCTGATCGCGGTCGGCGTGGACCCGGAGGTCACGCTCGCCCGGCAGGCCGGGCTGCGGGTGGACAACGGCATCCTGGTCGACGCGGGGCTGCGCACCGGCGACCCGAACATCGTCGCGGCCGGTGATGTGGCCAACGCCTTCAACCCGTTGCTGGGCAAGCAGATCCGGGTGGAGCACTGGGCGAACGCGCTCAACCAGCCGACCACCGCGGCGGCGTCGATGCTGGGGCGCGACCGCAAGTACTCGGAGTTGCCGTATTTCTTTACGGATCAATACGACCTGGGCATGGAGTACCTCGGCTATGTCGAGCCGGGCGGCTATGACCAGGTGGTGTTCCGCGGCGACGTGGCGGCCCGCGAGTTCATCGCCTTCTGGCTCGCCGAGGGCCGAGTCCTGGCGGGCATGAACGTCAACATCTGGGACGTGACGGACCAGATCAAGACCTTGATCACCTCGGGCACCACCGTCGATCTAGGCGCGCTCACCGACCCGGACACCCCGCTCAACGAGCTGATCGCCCGCTGA